CTACCGTCGCCGACGACATGCCCCGCCGCCTGTGGGAAAAGCTCGCCGTAAACGCGGGGATCAACGCGGTGACGGCCCTGACGGCGACCGAAAACGGTGCGGTCCTCGAGGACCCGGCGACCGACCTCGCGCGTGTTGCCACCCGCGAAACGGCGCGGGTCGCTCGGGCCTGTGGCGTCTCGCTCTCGAACCGCGAGGCGCTGACTGCGATGGAGACGGTAGCGGAGGCGACGGCCGCCAACACGTCCTCGATGCGCCAGGACGTGCTGGCCGAACGGCGTACCGAAATCGACGCGATCAACGGCTACGTGGTCGATCGAGCGGCCGATTTCCGGCTCGAGATTCCCCGGAACCGAACGCTCACGGCGCTGGTGCGGACGTGGGAGCGCGGTCGCGACCTGCGGTGAGCGATCGTCTCTCGATCGCGAACTCGATAGACTGCGATCGGTCGATCACACACTGACAGCGCCGCTATCGACTCGAAATAGCAAAAATCGCAAATCTCCATCCGCGTGACGAACGCCGGGTTAGAACGGTGCTTCCGGTCCTTCGTCGACTTCGCCGCCGTCGTCGTCGACGGTCTCGCCGGGGAAGGACGGACTCATGCCGTCCATCTCTTCCTCGCCGCCATCCATGCCGGTGGAGGCGTTGACCTTCTCGATCTCGGGAATCTCCTTGACCATCCGGCTCTTGATCGCCTGGATCGTCATCGGGGAGATCCCACAGCCACTGCAGGCGCCACCGAGGGCGATGCTGACTTCGCCGCTCTCGCGATCGATGTCCTGAATCGCTGCGCTGCCGCCGTGCATCTGAATCTGCGGGAAGTTCCGTCGCAGGAAGTTCGTCACGCGGTCTTCGAGGTCGTCTCCGTCGTTCTGGGTCTCGGTACTCATAGAAAACCCTTGGGTATCAGCCCCCCTAAACCTTCCGTCCTCCATGTTCGGCTGCCGCCAGCCGGTTGTCGACGGGGGTCGAGTTACTGGAACCCGAACACGCGCTGCAGTTCGGTTTCGATTTCGTCGATATGGGCCTCGAGGATCGTCTCGAACCGCTCTTCCTCGACGACTACGCCCGACAGTCGCCCGTAGGGGTCGTCCGGAAGTTCGACGTGGAACTCCCCGTCACCGTCGTAGAAGGGCTCGCTCTCGTTCAACACCTGCTGGTCGATCGCGTGAACGAGTTCGGAGTCGTAGCGGTCGTTCATACGGTTGAACGCGTTCTTGTACGCCTGCTGGAGTTCGGGAAAGTAGTTCGCGTACTTGTCCTCGAACTTCTCGGGATCGAAGTCGGCCATACCCTAGTCCAACGGTAGCGGAGACAAAAGTCGGACGATCGGCCTCGCTCGACGGGAACTCGGCCGGCGTGGCGAGCGGGGGCGCGAACTGTGAGACGGTTCGATTCGAATCGGCTGTCTCGGAACGCCCCAGTTCGTTGATCCGGTACGGGACGGCTATATACGACCCGGCGTTCGCAAGCGGAACCAACACTCTCGCCCTCGGCGATACCGATGTACATGGCTGTTGATCAGGACCCTATCCCGCGGGAAGCGCTCCCGCCGAGATGGGGGCTCGCCGAACTCTGCGACGACCAGTTCGTCTATCGACACAGCCGCCCACCGATCGAACTGATCGCGGAGAGCACGATCGCGGACCGCTCTCATCCGGTTATCGGTATCTGTCGGTGCTGGGAGCTTCGCTACCGATACTTCCTCACGGATCGGGCGATTACCGAATCGATCGGCCGCGTTTCGACCCAGCGGGCCGCCGTCGACGGCCTGCTCGAGTGCATGCACCGCATCCACGACACCGTCTCCGCGGCCGACGACCCGCTCGAAATCCGGGAAGTCCTCGATACCGTCTCGCTCTCGGATCTCGTCCCGAGCGGGCTGTCCGCGCCGTCGAAGTAGGGGTTCGTCTCCGCGAGCGGTCCGCGGAGCCGCCTACACGCGCCGCGACAGGTGTGCCCGAATCGTTCGTTGACAGTCCTTGCAGATGCCGTACAGTCGCGTCGCGGTCGAGAGGATCGGATACCGGACGGGACACTCCGAATAGACGGATTCCACCATGGTTCGATACCGGGTGCCGCCCGGGCCGTAGCGGTTCGTCGAGCCGGCGAGCTGCGTTTGCCGGTCGGTCGTGAGCTCCTCGAGCCGATCCCGATAGGTCGCGAGCTGCTCGTGCTTTCCTTCGAGCCGGTCGAAACCACACTGGAGGAGCGACTCGTCGGCGGTCGATCGCAGCCACGAGACGATTTCGTCGACCTCGTCGATCGCCGCCTCGACCGTTTGCCGTTCGTCTCGGAGGGTTTCCTCGAGCACCGTCACCTCTCGCCGTCTGGTCGCGGTCTCCTCGAGGACGGCGATTTTGAGTGCCGGCGTCCAGCCGGTTTCCGTCGCCAGCGCGACGGCGATATCCTCGTTCAGTTCCGCTGCGATCGTTTCCACGAGCGATTCGTCAGTATCGATATCGGCGGTGCTGTGTGGCTGGACGATTTCGTCGAACGCCTCTCGAACGGTGACACAATGGGTTTCCGACGGGGATGGTGCCGATCGCTGCGTCTGAACCGGCGGTGCCATCGCCGCCGGTGATGCCGTCGGTGGCTGTCGATCCCCTGTCGGACCGGGGCTCGTTGCCGGGAGCTCTCGAACGCGCGTCGAGAACGCTTCGAACGCCGCTCCGCGCTCCGCGACGGCGTCCCGTTCCTCGTCGAGGCGTTCCAGTGCCCGATGGACGGCCGTCGATCCGGTCACTGGTCTGCCCTCCGCGTACAGACCAATCCGCCCGCCGTCTCCGAATTGCCTGCCAGAACGAACTGCCAGTCGCCGTCGCCGAGTGCGGTCACGTCGGTCACGCCGAGGGGTGCGGTCGGCGCGTCCGTTCGGCGCAGGATGTCGATCCCGAGCGGGAGCGTCGGGAACCGCTGCGTTCCACACTCGATCGCGTATCCTCGGATCGAGACGGTCCAGACGTCACCCGTCGTCGCGTCCGAATCACGCGTGATCCCGTAGTCCCGCACCAGCGACAGCGAATCCAGAAAGGCGAGGCTCGCTTCGACCGGATCGTCCGCCGGCTCGACCGGCGAGAGGTTCGCCGCTGCCGCCCGCAGGAGCGCCGTCCGTTCCGTCGCGTGCAGCTGTTCCTCGAGTTCGGCGGCCATGGTCTCGAGCAGTACCAGACAGAGTGTGTTCCGATCGGTCGTCGCTTCCGCCGCGGCCAGATACGTCTCCATGATCGCTCGCTCGGCGTCCGCGTGATCGCGGGCGGAGAGCGATTCGAAGACGGCTCCCGAGACGTCGTGACAGAAACTGATCAGCGGATTGTCCTCGCCGGTCGGTTGGTCCTGATCGACCGACGGATCGCCGGCGGGTTCCGCGACCGGTCGATCCGAGCCGCGATCGTCGCCCGTTCCCCTACGTGGCGACCGTTCCTGACTGACGATCGGATCGTAAAACGGTAACTGCGGATCGTACCGTCTGAGTGCGGCCCGATACTGTTCGGTCGCCCGTGCGGCGTCCGCCGCGTCCGTCCGGGTCGCGAATCGGTGACCGGCGACCGGGACGGGTCGTTCACCGGAGCGACCGCAGACGACGTAGTACTCCCCGCCGTCGTTGGCCAACCGTTCGATGTGATGGCGAATTTCGCGGAGCGTGGTTCCAACCATGGGTTTCTCTCCAGTTCGGTCCATCGCGGGCCGTGCGCGGGCCGCCGTCGAATCTCCCAACTGTGTTCGATTCCAACGGCTCGTTTCTCAGCTCTGTCGTTGCGTTCCCTCCGCACTCCCGTCGACGGATCTGTTATTGTTTAGGCTACCCTAAAACATAATAAGTCCTCCGAATTTTAGGTTCCCCTAACAATTCGTGGGCCGTCCCCCACCCGGACAGACTCGCTTTGATATACCGAGAAAAAGTTTATACAGTGTAAGCGCTCCGACCGGGATCGTTCGGTGTCGTCGCAGCCGCAGTCGGAGCAACGCCGAGATGCTACCGGTCTACGTCTCGGTCTCCCGATTGGATACTCCGGACGACGGCCGAACGTTCGGTTGCGGGCCGTTTTCGATTCCGTCGAGGCCGTTCTTCGTACCCCGTCGACGTAATCGACGTGACCGCCCCTCACGGACTCCCTACTCGAGGGGTTCTCTCTCGGAACGTGACGGGGTCGAGGGTATCGATCAGCCGGATCTCGGGAATCACCGTTCGACCCGGTCGGATCGACGACGAATCTCACCGGATCACGGTACGGTCAGGCGAGCGGTTGCCCAGGGACGATTCGGCTATCGACGCATTACCCCCGTCTCGAGTGGCCGACCCGACGACAATCGGTACTCTCAGTCGGCAATACCGACCAACCCGCTGGTGTCGCTCCCGAAATCGATGCCGTCCCCGACTCACCCCCGATTGACAGCGTGGGTGTGAATTCAGCCGCGGAGGTGGGGGCCTCGAGTGGGAAGCCTGTGCTTATCCGCACCTCGTTGGGCCGGTTGTAGACGGCGTCCGTCCCACTTCGTTTCCGTCTCCCTCAGTCGCCGGTAATCAGTGACTGGTGACTAACTCCGATCGCAGTCTCGACCGCGGGTCGCGGGCTTGTGCCCTCGAGCGCTGGACCTCGCGAGCCGCTGCCCCGCAGAAATAAATTATATATCGCTATATCGAATATGGGTGGTGTGTCCCCGGCAGCACAGTGTTTATGCGCACCAACAAGCTATCGGTGGTACGACCCCGCTACCTGCTCTCTGGACTCCCATGACCTCCCAGATTCCGTTCGCGATCGACTTTCACGTCCACTCCGACGACTCCTACGACGGGCACGAACCGATCGAACTCATTCTCGAGCACGCCGCGGATATCGGGCTCGACGGTGTCGTCATCACTGACCACGACGAGATAGGCGAATCGCGACGGGCAGCCCGTCTCGCGCCGGAGTACGGCCTGATCGGTATCCCCGGCGTCGAGGTGTCGACGCGACACGGCCACTTACTGGCGATCGGTGTCGAGACGCGGCCGGATCCCGGCCAGCCGTTCATGGACACCGTCGAGGCCGTTCGCGAACTCGGCGGCGTGGCGATCGTCCCTCATCCGTTCCAGCGCAGCCGGCACGGCGTTCGGAAACGTCACATCGACGACGCCGACGCGATCGAGACCTACAACTCGATGGTCTTCACCGGCTACCGCAACCGACGTGCTCGAACGTTCGCGAAACGGCGTGACTATCCTCAGATCGGTGCCAGCGACGCTCACTACCTCCCGAACGTCGGCAAGGCCTACACCGAGGTTCTCGTGATGCCCGACGCCGCGAACCCGACGAAGGCCGACATCGACGGCGCGGAACTCGTCGAGGCGATCCTCGAGGGCCGGACCCAGATCCGGGGCAAACGAACCCCGATCCGCAAGAGCGCCGTTCAGTACGGAAAGGGGGCGGTACGGAAGACGGCGTACATGTTCACTTCGCGTACGCCGCTCCTGCCGACGGTGCCGGCCTCGATGGACAGATCGACCTGATTCGATTTCCGGACTCGAGGCGATCCGCTTCTTTCGTTTGTGACAGTAGCTGACGTGGCCTGTCGCTCGAACGACTCGGACGTGAGCGGGCCGACCGTAATCCGGCCCGCGAGCGTGTTGCTATCGTGGTAACACGGAGGTGCCACGCCCTCTCCAACCGACTCACTCGCTCCGCCCCTTCGTCCACAGGAAGACGCTTCGCGTCTTCCACGCTGCTGAAAAATGGAGATTTTTCGCATCAAGCGAAACCCCCGGTTTCGCGGACCTCGCGAAGTCTGGCGGGACGGAGTCCCGCTGACCTCGCGGGAGCTTCGCTCAGTCACGAGACGGCTGCGCCGTCTCGAACGACTTCGTTCACACGTTCACGAAGACCTCGCACGACCTTCGAGCCGCGGTTCGCCGGTTGGCGAACCGCGACTCAGCGTGCGCCACCGACGTCGGTTCGCCGATCGCGAATGTAATTGACAGCCCCTAGGAGAGTTGTTCGCCGACGATCTCGTCGGCGTGTTCGACGAAGGCCTCCTCTTTCCCTTTCGGAACCGTCGCCCCCGCTGCGACGTCGTGACCGCCGCCGTCGCCGCCGACCGCTCGAGAGGCCTCCCCCATCACGACCGAGAGGTCCAACCCCTGTCGGACGAGGGAGTGCGTACCCCGCGAGGAGACTTTCACTTCCTCGTCGTTCTTCTCTGCGAACGCAATGATCGGCTTGGAGCGACTGATCCCCGCGTTCCCCATCGCCATCCCCGCGACGATGCCGACGATCGTCTCGCGGATCTCGTCGCTCGCGTGGAACCACTGGACGTGTTCCTTCTGGGTCGCCCCCTCTCGAGTCACGAGATCGATGCCGTTCGAGAGGTTGCGTCGGTGTTCGCGCAGGAGCTGCCGTGCGCGCTCGAGCGCGCCCTCCCGGTCGCCGAGACAGACGCCGAGGCCGACGTCGGCCCGCTCGTAGCGGGCGGTCGCGTTCAGCAGGGTCGAGAACTCGCTCGCGTCCCGGAGTTCGGTGCCGACAGGTTCCTCGCTGAGCACGTAGGCCGTGCTCACGAGTTGATCGATCTTTTTCGCCGGTACGCCGCTCGAGACGGCCCGCCGGACGAGCGCGCTCGCGACGGTCTGTTTCTCGTCGAACGTCAGTCCGGCCCAGCGGCGCCACTCGCCGTTGCGTTTCAACTCGAGGTCGAGCCCGTCGAGGAATCGCAACGCGCCGTTCTCGTCGTTCGAGATGCCGGGGATGTGGACGTCGCTGGCGTACTCGAGCAGTTTGGGGAGCGGTCGAGTCTGTTTTCCGTAGAGCGCGAGGTCCTTGCCCGTCTCGAGGACGCCGGCCGCGACGCCCTCGTCGACGATGCCCTGGTTCGCACCGTGGAGCTCGCCGCCAGCGGCCTGCATGTCGCCGACCGCACCGACGACCGCGAGGGCGGCGAGGTCGCAGTTGTCTGCGCGTGCGTTCGCGGCTCCCGACGCGGTGACAGTCCCTCCGTCCGCCGCAACGTCCGGATCCGGCGTGCTGTCGGAAACGTCCGCGAGCGCCCGCGCGAGAACGTAACTCGCGCCGGCTCCCGACAGTTCGGACGCGCCGTTGAGTCCGAACAGGAGCGGATTGAGGTGGTACGCCGTCTCTCGATCGGCGGGCTGGTGGTGGTCCGCGATGACGGGGGTGAAGTCACCCGCGTCCTCGTGGTCGCCGATGATATCGAGCTGGCCGCTCCCGAAGTCGGTGAAGAGAACGGTCTCGTAGGAGGTCGCCGCGATGTCCGCTATCGCGTCCTCGTCGAGTTGCTTCTCGAAGACCGTCTCGAACGGGATCTCCGCCCGCTCGAGGGCCGTCGCGGCGATCGCGGCGCTCGTGAGCCCGTCGGCGTCGATGTGGGAGGCGAGCAACACGCGATCGGCCTCGCACAGCCGCTTTGCACACGTTGTCGAGCGATCCTCGAGTTCGGGAACCGGCCCTGCCATCGAGGAATTGTGAGTCGGCTTCGGGGATAAAGGTGCGGTCCCGTCCCCGTCACAGGGGGACGATCACGTCCCGATCGTCGTACTCGAAACTCGCGTCGAACGGTGCCGAGCGCTCGGCGATCGTCTTCCGAAGCCAGGCCGCTTCCCACGGATCCGCACGGCGGACCGCTTCGTTGTCGATCACGACGGGAACGAGCCGAACGGCCGTGGGATCGCCGTCGTCTATCGCGACTTCGAAGAGGAAGCTTCGATCGTTCCGTAACTCCTCCTTGACGGTGTAATCGTCGACGAAGTCGCCCGTATCGTGGAGGATGACGCCGCCCTCGTACGGTTCGATCCCCTGGACGACGTGGGCACTGTGGCCGGGACGATCGGTACCCCCTCGTCGACGAGCCAGCGCCCGAACTCGCGATAGGTCTCGTCCGGGACTTCGACCCAGTTTGGCCCCCAGTGGAGCGACGCGACGAGCAGATCAGGATCCCGTTCCGCGGCTCGCTCGAGGCTCTCGGTGACGATCCGTCGCGTCTCCGGATTCGTCGGATCGCACTCGACGTACGCGGTCCCCGCCCGATCCCCGGTCGCAGCGTACTCGGCGCTCTGATCCGAAAACGAGACCACCGCGACGTCGAGGTCGCCGATCGACACGACCGACGGTGCTCGGGCATCGTCCGGCCGTTCGCCCGCGCCGGCGTGTGCGATATCCCCCTCGTCAAGGGCCTCGAGGGTATCCATCAGTGCCGTCGCCCCGAAATCCAGCGCGTGATTGTTCGCCAGCGACGCGAACCGGACGTTTCCGGCCTCGAGGGCGGGGACGGCCCACTCGGGGTCGGCCCGAAAGTAGTAGGTCCGGTCTGGATATCGTTCGCCCCGCGTCGAGAGACAGCACTCGAGGTTACAGCAGACGCCGTCCAGCGACTGCAGTCGGGAGCGGAGATCGCCCCAGACGGCCGCCGGATCCGCGCCGCTCCGATCGTATCGCTCGTCGACGCCGCGCCCGAGCATCGTATCGCCGACGAAGCCGATCGTCGTTCCCTGGCGGTCGCGTTCGTCGATCGCGACCCGATCGGCAGCGACCGCCGTCGGGCTACCGAGTATCGTTGCCCCCGTCGCTACCAGAAACCGTCGCCGGCCCCCGCTCATCGGTTCGATAGCCGCGCCGGTGTTTCCTCGCGAGCGTTTCGGTTCACGACCGATCGAGCGGCTTCGAGTGTGCACATCGGTCGCCACTTCGACTTCCAGTCGCAAATAGCTCGTCGCGGGCGCCGCTCCGTATCGATAGCGATCGGGTCACTAACGGTAACATTAAGCGTCCGTGACAGAAGGGGGCGGTATGAACGTCCTGGTCGCGGGGGGCACGGGCTTTATCGGTCGATCCCTCTGTCGCGTCCTGGTCGACCGCGGACACGCGGTGACGGCCGCCTCGCGGACGCCCGACGCGGACGGGCTACCCGACGGCGTCGAGACGACGGAACTGGACGTGACCGAGCGGGAACTCGCGGGGACTGTGGCCGGTCACGACGCGGTCGTCAACCTCGTGGCGCTCCCGTCGCACGTCCAGCCCCGCGGCCGGAGCCACGAGTCGGTCCACTACGACGGGACGCGCCATCTCGTCGCCGCGAGCGAGGACACCAGCGTCGAGCGGTTCGTCCAGCTGAGCGGACTGGGTGTCGAATCGGGCGTCGAGACGGCGTACTTCCGGGCCAAACGGCGGGCCGAACGCGTCGTTCGCCGGTCGAGCCTCGAGTGGGTGATCTACCGCCCGTCGGTCGTCTTCGGCGACGGCTGTGCGTTTCTCCCGTTCGTCGAGCGACTGTCTCCGCCGCTGATCACGCCGCTGCCGGGCGGCGGACGAACCCGGCTCCAGCCGATCTGGGTCGGAGACCTCGCGCCGATGCTCGCGGACGGGCTCGAGGACGATCGCCACGTCGGCCGGTGCTACGAGATCGGCGGCCCCGAGCGGCTCACGTTCGCCGAGACCGTCAGACAGATCCGCGGCGGGGGAATCGTCGTCCCGATTCCGATGGGACTGACCGCGGTCGCGGCGATGCTGGTCGATCCCGTTCCGTGGATTCCGTTCGGCCGCGACCAGTATCGCGTGCTGGGGCTGGACAATACGACGGCCGACAACGACGTCGCGGCGTTCGGCGTATCGCCGGAAGCGCTCCGAACGCTGTCGGCGTATCTGGCCGCTGCCGATCCGGAGAGCGATATCGAACCGATCGACGCATGACACCGACCAGAACCGAAATCCGCCGATTTACGGCGGCCGCGGCCGAAGCGGAGGGATCGCCGTGACCGGGCTGTTCGAGCGCGAGGTCGGCGACGAGTGGCGGACGCTCCATCCCCGCGTCCGGGACCGGTACGGACTCGAGTCAGGTGAAAACCGCGAGGCGGTGGGCGTCGGCCGAATGCACGATCTCGATCGGCATCCGCTCGCGGTGCCGGCGCTCTGGCTCGGCGCGTTCGACGATTTCCTCTTTCCAGAGCGCGGTACCGACGTTCCGTTTACGATCGTCACGGAGCCGTTCGTCGACGACGACGGCAACGAGGCGCTCGTCCTTCGCCGGCGCTTCGACACGTCGCCGCCGCGGACGTTCGTGGACACGCTCCGGTGGAACCCCGCTCGAGGGTGTCTGACCGATCTCTTCGGCAGGCACGGACGCATCGCCGCCGATCTCCACATCACTGCCGAGGACGGGGCGCTGGCGCTCTCGATCGGCACGCAGTGGATCCGAATGGGCGGCCGATATTTCACGCTCTCCTCCCCGCTGGCGGTCGACGGACGGCTCCGCGACTGGTACGACGACGAGGACGACCGGTTTCGCGTTTCGGCCGCGATCACCTCCCCGTTGCTCGGCACCGTCTTCGAGTACGAGGGTGCGTTCCGGAACGAGTTCCGGCCGCTCGAGGACCACGCCACACCGCGGCCGGCCCTCGGCGGCGTCGAGCTTCCGGGTGAGAACGCGTGAGCGACCGCCAGACGACCGCTGCTCGAACACCGGCGCCGTCGACGACCGTTCGTCCCCGCCCCAGAATCGCCGGGCGGCGCGTCACCGACCTGACCGCAGCGGCGGGCGGTGCGGTCTGGCTCGGACTCGTCGCGGGCACGCTCGGCGGCGTGATCTCTCTCGCTGCCCCGGGACTGTACGTGGCACTCGCTGCACTGGTCATCGTCCCCCTGGGCGTCGGGTTGGTCGACCTGCCTCGAGACGCGACCGCCGTGAGGGTGTCCTACCGAATCGCCGTCCTCGGACAGCTGCCGGCCGCGCTGGCGATCGTCGCCGCGCTCGCCGCGCCGCAGGGATCGCTCGCCGCGGTCGCACTCGCCGTCCCGTGGCTCGGCGTCACCGGCGCGGTCGCGCTCTGTGGACTCGGACGGTTCACCGCCCGCCGCGGCGGTCCGCTACCCGAACTCGCGATCGACGCCGGCTTGCTGTACGTGCCGGTCGCTGCGACGTTTCTCTGCATGCACGCTGCCGGCGTCAGTCTCCGGTTCGCGCCGATCATCGTTCTGCTGACGGGCGTCCACTTCCACTACGCCGGGTTCGCGTTGCCGCTCGTGGTCGGGCTGACTGGTCGAATCCTGACGGGAGAAGACGGCAGGTTTCCAGCGACGATCGCGGGACGAACGACGGCTGCGGGGACGGTCGTCATCGTCGCCGGCATCGTCCTGATCGCGATCGGAATCACGTTCTCGTCGCTGGTCGAGGTCGTCGCCGTCACCGCGTTCACCGCCGGCGTCGTGGGATTCGCGCTGCGCACGCTCCGAGACGCCGTGCCGGAAGTGCCACGACCGTCGGGTCTGTTGCTCGCCGTCGCTGCACTGTCGCTGTGCTGGACGATGGCGCTGGCGGTCGCCTTCGCGTATTCCGCTGTTCCCGGGACGCCGTCGCTCGTCACG
This portion of the Natrinema salinisoli genome encodes:
- a CDS encoding single-stranded-DNA-specific exonuclease RecJ, yielding MAGPVPELEDRSTTCAKRLCEADRVLLASHIDADGLTSAAIAATALERAEIPFETVFEKQLDEDAIADIAATSYETVLFTDFGSGQLDIIGDHEDAGDFTPVIADHHQPADRETAYHLNPLLFGLNGASELSGAGASYVLARALADVSDSTPDPDVAADGGTVTASGAANARADNCDLAALAVVGAVGDMQAAGGELHGANQGIVDEGVAAGVLETGKDLALYGKQTRPLPKLLEYASDVHIPGISNDENGALRFLDGLDLELKRNGEWRRWAGLTFDEKQTVASALVRRAVSSGVPAKKIDQLVSTAYVLSEEPVGTELRDASEFSTLLNATARYERADVGLGVCLGDREGALERARQLLREHRRNLSNGIDLVTREGATQKEHVQWFHASDEIRETIVGIVAGMAMGNAGISRSKPIIAFAEKNDEEVKVSSRGTHSLVRQGLDLSVVMGEASRAVGGDGGGHDVAAGATVPKGKEEAFVEHADEIVGEQLS
- a CDS encoding DUF7260 family protein; its protein translation is MTGSTAVHRALERLDEERDAVAERGAAFEAFSTRVRELPATSPGPTGDRQPPTASPAAMAPPVQTQRSAPSPSETHCVTVREAFDEIVQPHSTADIDTDESLVETIAAELNEDIAVALATETGWTPALKIAVLEETATRRREVTVLEETLRDERQTVEAAIDEVDEIVSWLRSTADESLLQCGFDRLEGKHEQLATYRDRLEELTTDRQTQLAGSTNRYGPGGTRYRTMVESVYSECPVRYPILSTATRLYGICKDCQRTIRAHLSRRV
- a CDS encoding DUF5783 family protein, whose protein sequence is MADFDPEKFEDKYANYFPELQQAYKNAFNRMNDRYDSELVHAIDQQVLNESEPFYDGDGEFHVELPDDPYGRLSGVVVEEERFETILEAHIDEIETELQRVFGFQ
- a CDS encoding PHP-associated domain-containing protein, translating into MTSQIPFAIDFHVHSDDSYDGHEPIELILEHAADIGLDGVVITDHDEIGESRRAARLAPEYGLIGIPGVEVSTRHGHLLAIGVETRPDPGQPFMDTVEAVRELGGVAIVPHPFQRSRHGVRKRHIDDADAIETYNSMVFTGYRNRRARTFAKRRDYPQIGASDAHYLPNVGKAYTEVLVMPDAANPTKADIDGAELVEAILEGRTQIRGKRTPIRKSAVQYGKGAVRKTAYMFTSRTPLLPTVPASMDRST
- a CDS encoding YndJ family transporter; its protein translation is MSDRQTTAARTPAPSTTVRPRPRIAGRRVTDLTAAAGGAVWLGLVAGTLGGVISLAAPGLYVALAALVIVPLGVGLVDLPRDATAVRVSYRIAVLGQLPAALAIVAALAAPQGSLAAVALAVPWLGVTGAVALCGLGRFTARRGGPLPELAIDAGLLYVPVAATFLCMHAAGVSLRFAPIIVLLTGVHFHYAGFALPLVVGLTGRILTGEDGRFPATIAGRTTAAGTVVIVAGIVLIAIGITFSSLVEVVAVTAFTAGVVGFALRTLRDAVPEVPRPSGLLLAVAALSLCWTMALAVAFAYSAVPGTPSLVTIPEMIRWHGSVNALGFALPALLAFRLLED
- a CDS encoding NifU family protein, whose amino-acid sequence is MSTETQNDGDDLEDRVTNFLRRNFPQIQMHGGSAAIQDIDRESGEVSIALGGACSGCGISPMTIQAIKSRMVKEIPEIEKVNASTGMDGGEEEMDGMSPSFPGETVDDDGGEVDEGPEAPF
- a CDS encoding complex I NDUFA9 subunit family protein — protein: MNVLVAGGTGFIGRSLCRVLVDRGHAVTAASRTPDADGLPDGVETTELDVTERELAGTVAGHDAVVNLVALPSHVQPRGRSHESVHYDGTRHLVAASEDTSVERFVQLSGLGVESGVETAYFRAKRRAERVVRRSSLEWVIYRPSVVFGDGCAFLPFVERLSPPLITPLPGGGRTRLQPIWVGDLAPMLADGLEDDRHVGRCYEIGGPERLTFAETVRQIRGGGIVVPIPMGLTAVAAMLVDPVPWIPFGRDQYRVLGLDNTTADNDVAAFGVSPEALRTLSAYLAAADPESDIEPIDA
- a CDS encoding DUF7551 domain-containing protein, encoding MVGTTLREIRHHIERLANDGGEYYVVCGRSGERPVPVAGHRFATRTDAADAARATEQYRAALRRYDPQLPFYDPIVSQERSPRRGTGDDRGSDRPVAEPAGDPSVDQDQPTGEDNPLISFCHDVSGAVFESLSARDHADAERAIMETYLAAAEATTDRNTLCLVLLETMAAELEEQLHATERTALLRAAAANLSPVEPADDPVEASLAFLDSLSLVRDYGITRDSDATTGDVWTVSIRGYAIECGTQRFPTLPLGIDILRRTDAPTAPLGVTDVTALGDGDWQFVLAGNSETAGGLVCTRRADQ
- a CDS encoding DUF4166 domain-containing protein, which produces MTGLFEREVGDEWRTLHPRVRDRYGLESGENREAVGVGRMHDLDRHPLAVPALWLGAFDDFLFPERGTDVPFTIVTEPFVDDDGNEALVLRRRFDTSPPRTFVDTLRWNPARGCLTDLFGRHGRIAADLHITAEDGALALSIGTQWIRMGGRYFTLSSPLAVDGRLRDWYDDEDDRFRVSAAITSPLLGTVFEYEGAFRNEFRPLEDHATPRPALGGVELPGENA